In Lycium ferocissimum isolate CSIRO_LF1 chromosome 7, AGI_CSIRO_Lferr_CH_V1, whole genome shotgun sequence, the sequence aaaacatgtacatatatggacATATATGTGAAGAgaaagttgtatgctaaatgaaagaaaaataagattaatgaaGAGACTAATCAATATCTATTGACAAGAGGGGTTGATCGAGTGGTAAGCACCCTTCACCTTCAACCTCAAGGTTGTGGGTTCAAGTCACCAAGGAAGCAAAAATGTGGGAGATCCTACGGAgggtaaaaaaaataatcaatattaattagttaatttttaGTTTTGACAATAGATGACTTTATTTGATGTGACTATTATGCATTAGTAATAGCATAGACATCAAGAATTTTGAGACTTGATATTTAACaagtttcttttaattttatttttcccttatttttatattttatatattaattgaACATTTACCCAATTTAAAATAAGTGAGACAGGATCAAAAACATCAAGAGGAGATGTGAACTTCTACTGTGATGGACAAGGTTTGATGTCTTTCCAATTGATCATACCAACGGATGCAAATATGGAgtataacaatttttttgaaatagaaatcatggataAATATCTAGGTTTGCTTCCTTCAGCTATTTAAAttgttactttttaattttaggaacaataaataaagttgaaaatcaatgGATTGTAAATAAATGCAGTTACTGTAGTCATATGTAGAAGATATTTGATAGGACAAGCCAATTTGATTTTGTGAGACGATGAGAGTTACCCTCTCTCCGTTAGTTGTTCATTTACTTCTCAATCGTTAGATTTAACAGTATTAATTTATAACagataattatatataaaacaaTATAACATTGAAGGAGTATTCTATTGAGATATGGGTGCGATGTCTCCCTCTGTgtgttgggggtgggggtgggagtGGGTGGGTGGAGTTAATATATTGTTTAAAATTGGGTAAagtgtttgatttttaaagcaaaattgAAGGGGGtgaaatgattttcacccataaaaattttgatttaattttgtgcaataagtcaaaaaaaaaatattattaaaggAGTGAAAGAAATATCATAGAGATTTTGTTTATGATGTACATTACATTAAACAATAAGATGACAATTGAAactttgttaaatatattagaTTTAAAAAAGTCATATCATAATTTGTCATACTTACTTTTTTTATACTTTCTGCACATCGCGTGGGTATGAGTACTagtaagaaataaaaaacaCGTTGGCATATACGTTAGTAGTGACTAGTGAGAGCATCAAGACTGATGACATTTTTGAACGTATAATATAATCTCTTTGATTCTATGGTTTCACCTTGATATATTGAGAGGGAATGCTAATCTTATATTGACTATTATTGCATTATACttttttaagaattttaagAGTAGTTGATGGAATTTAAAAATGCTAACGTTATTACTATACTGTATCCTTCTGCTGTAATTTAGGACTAAAATTTGTTGATGGCATTGAAcgtaaatatataaatatgctTATTAAAGATAGTGCTTAATTTACTCATAGAAAATTTTCAATTCAGATTTTAAACTGaattgaaaaacaaaagaaaaacattaaaaaagCGATATTCAGTGACCTATtgggtttattttattttgttacaaatacaatgttttcaaaagttatttttgccTACCAATTCTCTAAGAAGTTTTAATTTTGTTAAAGTTATACAGTATTTCAATTCACTCAAACTCAATATTCCTCTTTGCACGACCATAAATATTCGTATCTAATCAACTAATTGTACTGCAAGTCTGCAATCAATAAATTGCTAATTTGTATTAAAACGGGCATTATGACTTGATCTACTTTCTTCACAAAACCATTTCTTCTTGTTATGTCTAATTTTATTAGGAAAAAAGTGTATATTACTCAATGTTATGGTTAGaagtgtacatggaccgggttggttcgggttttataaatatcaaatcaaaccaattgtCTCGGATTTTTATATCTATAaactaaaccaaaccaataatagTTGGGTTTTTCTACCTCGGGATTTTCAGGTTTTTTTCCggaaaagtcttcatacaagacatataacttttacttcaactATTTCTTTaatcctagtaagatacaactaaaTAATTAAGGTGGTTCGTacgaaaataacacaaaatgtgagatgggtgatggcattgtattaaaatgttcaataaaaaagatattaaaatcggttaaaataaatattgctaattaataagtcataaagaaaatgatcataatccaaaaacactaagtcatgctaaaataagtacggctaataagtattaattcatggcaaagcaaaaaataatattaagcaATGTATTTgcactctctaaaccaattatgcaaaattaaagaatacatatccaacattattatcatttctattgttagaattgaatttcttttattagcattagtgttgaattggttttggtttggactttacgTGAGACGTACTAACATCTATGGGCTATAAAACCTATTAACATTCAAATTAAGTcaaagcttgaaataatatgttaaaatacAAAACCAATgaaaatatttaagaaatatttataaattacattacaaataaatattttatatataaaatattttaaaaaaattgactacATGTAATGTCGAGTTGGCTTGGTTCAGTTTGACCTTTTTTagctaaaatcaaaccaaaccaataatgatcggatttttttttttcaaaaccaaaccactaatcagttttttttctcgatttgactGAAATTATCGATTTGATACAGTTTGCCCATTTTCTTTGTATACCCCTAGTTATTGTGACATGTAAAGAGTAAGAAAGATGAGCTACTTTAACATCATTGTACATGATTATATGATAACAGGAGAAGCAAGAGTAAGCTTATTAGAATATTTTTACTCGTCCCCTTTTATGCGAAAGAAATTATAACTAAGTGCTAAAATACagtaatatttataaaattgtACCTAAACtgttctccatttttttttttttgtaataaaattcacatacttgaaaattagttaaaaaatattataagtcgATATAGTTACTAATCAAAAGgttaaaaaaatgagaatattttaagaataataaaaaggatttattTAACTCTCCAAATATAATATTGTCAAACAGCTTGAATTTCATAAGAAATAATCCATGAGAATTGAGACACTTTACCCCAAAGGCAAGACTAGAAAGtgacaagaaagaagaaaatgacaGTTGAACCCCTCCACTGCTTATCACCTTTTTTGAACCAAATTTTCCAATTCCTTCACAGTAGTACATTACCAAAATAGCAAAGAAAGAGGAGAGGGATGAACCAAAACACCCTCTCCCATTCAAATGTTGCTCAAAGCTTCAAACTTCCTCTTCCCTCACTTGCTTTATACatagttttcttccttttcttgtttgGTCTAGCTGTCTCTCTTTTCATCCTTGTTGTGGTTCACAACccaattttcttcctttccttaCTCTTCCTATTTGGTGTCATTGCTGCATTTCTAGTGTGGAACTCTCTATCTTTCCGCAATAACAGAACTATTCTACATTACCTTCATTCTTTACCTGATTCTGACCTCACTGTTGCCCACCATGGCCAGCTTGTCAAGATTACTGGGGTAAGAATAAACTTCTTTTATACCCATTTTTCAATCTGGgggttttcttttttatgtttcttggCATTTTCTGTAGTCTATGTGTTTTTCATTTGAAGGGTGTTGTTCTTTTTCTTGGTATAATTGTTTCTTGTATTGGGCAATGACTAATGGTAATAAAGCTTTCAACTTTCTACATAGTTGTCATAATGGGTATGCGTGAGCTCTGCTGGTTGCTAAATTAGGAATTCCCTCACTAGTTCTTGCAATACTTATTTGTTTATTGGAGTTTTACTTGTTGAAAATGTTAAGTAACTTCTACTCTGTATAATGCAAGGAAAGATTGATATTTTAATCCATACTATTAGTGTGCATTGACTTCCTTGTGATGGCTAACTTAACGTGAAGTGTTGGGTGCTAAAAATATCTATAGAGAAAAAGAATTCACTtgcatttaaattattttgttcTCTTGTTAGGGTGATTTCTTGTGTTGAGCTTATTAGTATAAGCGTAATTAGACTTGTAGGCTACTGGAAAGTAAGATGAAAATCAGGCACACAGCTTTACTATGTGCATTATTGCATATGTGCCTCAAAGAACATTACTATCGTTTATTTAGTCTATATATTCATGAGCTTGCTGCCCCTATAGAAAAATAACATGTTTATGAGCTTGTTGTGTTTTAGCTTGATTTTCCCCACAATTCctttcccttcccatttttgACCTTAGCGGGTGCATCCCTTGTTGCTGTTTGATGATTTCAGCATGTCTCTTGTGGGAATGTCTCTTTGGAGTCTTCGTATGAGAAGGTTGGACGATGTGTTTATACATCAACCTTGTTGTTTGAATGTGGACAACTTGGCTTGAAGACTGTGGATGTAAAAGAATCATGCTTTGGATGGAGACTTGCTTATTCTGAGGTATGCAATACTGATTACATGCGAACCTTTTTCTAATTAACGTTTTGATACAATTCTGATGAATAAGATCTCAGCTGTTTATTTCTTCGGCTTTGCTTCTTGGCCTCAATTGGAAAACATGTTTTGTTGCTTTcaatttagtgttttggttataAAGAAAGAGAATTTCACCCTTCACTTCCATTATATTTCCTTGCTAGAAATGATCCTTTCAAATGTAGGATTGTCAGTTGTCTATTTGATTTTAAATAGTAGAAAAAGTATTTGGTGAACGCACCATCATGAGGAAACTTGAATGTTCAGGTGCCACAAACTACGGTAAGACCACGTGAACTAAAATGGTGAATTAAGGTCAACCCCCATTTGTTAATTTATAGAGACACCAGGAAGAAATATCTAGTTAGAGACATGAACATAGAAGTATCTCCCCAAACTAACTTCTTTAAAATCTCGCCAGATTCAAACACATACTAAAAACTACGAGGAAGAACAAAGAAACAGAGGTTTGCATCCTTAGTAACTTAGAAGCACAAACAAGTTTCTATCAACAGTGCCTAATCCGAAGAGCACAATAATAAGTTTCAGCAGGCAATATTGTCCAAGTTCGAACAATAATGTCGAGGGTGTTGACTACTGCGTAAAAGTTGCTCattttttgtcttccaattAAGGCATATGAGGTAAAAAAGTAGGTGATTAACACTCGAACCACTAAATGGCGACTTGACTGATCCCAAGTTGTTTCATTTCCTCCGGTCTCTCGCCTTCTCCTCATCAGACccacataacacttaagaacTTTTCATGACAATCTTCAGTCTCCCATTCTCTTCAAGGTTAGTCCCCTTTCTCTCATAGGATTCTCCCCATTTTCTATGAACATAACCATCCCAATTCCAATTTGTTGCATGTCCTGTCAATACCTCATATTTTACTTATCaaggtcaagaaatctctttctAAAGAGCGGCTGAAATCGGGCTATTGATGGTTTCACCGTGTGTTTACTGCAAGTTTTTTCTGGCAGTAGATGAGATTTATACGTCTCTTGTCAAGGATGggaaattctaaaaaaaaaaaaaaatatattagtcAAGAGAACTGTTGCTTTCAAAATGGATTTCTAAGGTTTTGTCGGTTAAGATTATACCTACCAACAAGTTTCTTTTGTAGCAAAGTGCAGGTTGAACATGGAATTCATAAAGGAAAGTAGGATCATGCATGTAACCCTTGTGAGGATTGAAAAGATTAGACGTCTTCTGGATCAACATTAGTGCAAATATTTCTGGAATCCAGATTGGAAGATGGAGTCACTAACATATACCTAGAGCAAACACAATCTAGATTAAATTTTGTGGACTACGGGGCTCACCATGTTTATGCATGATAGGATTATGCTGCATGGtagtgctatatatatatatatcatgatgaTATATGGTGGTAATGTATAATTGTAGTGAAAATTTAGGTCAATGAATTTGTAAAACTAGCATTATGTGAAATCTtgaatatttcactttttttttggccaaaaCAAGTATTAGATGTAAGGTAGATCCAGTTAAACCTGGAATTGTTATTATTTGTATGAAACTTAAAGCTAGATCAGTAGAGTTGATGCAAGGTAATTCTACCTATCTGTCTAAGACTTGGCAGTCAGGTGCCTTTGCTAGTGGGAGATAGCAGGCATCCGGTGAATTAGTCTAGTTGCGCACTAGCTGATATGGAAACCATTACATATACAGACatatgtttgtgtgtgtgtatcttCCATTCAAGTTTAAGGATCCACTCTTAGGTTGCCAGTAACCCAAGTGGCCTATTTTACACTTTGCATGTTTCATTACACGACATCATGAAGTATGTGAGGAACTATTCGAGGAAGTGCT encodes:
- the LOC132063731 gene encoding uncharacterized membrane protein At1g16860-like: MNQNTLSHSNVAQSFKLPLPSLALYIVFFLFLFGLAVSLFILVVVHNPIFFLSLLFLFGVIAAFLVWNSLSFRNNRTILHYLHSLPDSDLTVAHHGQLVKITGHVSCGNVSLESSYEKVGRCVYTSTLLFECGQLGLKTVDVKESCFGWRLAYSERFSTDFYITDETSGIRALVKAGPDSRVIPLITESRLVTTTKNCNVLAFHLRKWLRDRNLSSEARLLRLEEGYIKEGSSLSVFGILQRSNDVMVVTPPQELISTGCLWKKLLLPVDVDGLILAIP